Proteins from a genomic interval of Oncorhynchus clarkii lewisi isolate Uvic-CL-2024 chromosome 13, UVic_Ocla_1.0, whole genome shotgun sequence:
- the LOC139424480 gene encoding ATP-sensitive inward rectifier potassium channel 12-like, with protein sequence MVGTGHRGPDYCPHRHSLMITGAMGAVRVNRYSIVATDEDHFKISTLGLHNGHGPLMHHNMTGRGMGGGGGGGGGGGGGSEGGGGGSSLALRATESVHNGRQISTTGPNHVRSRFVKKNGQCNVVFHNMEDKTKHYLADIFTTCVDIRWRYMLLLFTSTFLLSWFLFGVVFWGVALAHGDFDLRPGLGEGPLAGLEGGGVEWKPCILHVQGFVGAFLFSIETQTTIGYGFRCVTEECPAAVATVVVQSIVGCIIDSFMIGTIMAKMVRPKKRAQTLLFSHHAVISMRDGKLCLMFRLGNMRKSHIVEAHVRAQLIRPHVTAEGEYLPMEQTDIDVGYDEGLDRLFLVSPLVVVHEINENSPLYCMSSADLTTEDFEIVVILEGMVEATAMTTQARSSYLAREILWGHRFEPVVFEKEHRYQVDYSRFHKTYEVPATPHCSARELREMTGRSRSPSSASGSSSTRSVSPLGPKSSGLHLLPPHSPSAFCYENEVALCCGEEEGEEVGEMGVMLGGRDDGEGEERDVQLDIFQERFQNQVAVDMNMLCVLDIDNQIDRLQPAIALDALGFRRESGV encoded by the exons ATGGTTGGCACTGGCCACCGCGGCCCTGATTACTGCCCACACAGACACAGCCTGATGATCACTGGTGCCATGGGAGCGGTGCGAGTCAACAG ATACAGCATCGTAGCCACCGATGAAGACCACTTCAAGATCTCCACCCTGGGCCTCCACAATGGCCATGGTCCCCTGATGCACCACAATatgactgggaggggtatggggggcggaggaggtggtggtggtggaggaggaggaggttcagaaggaggaggaggcggcAGCTCGCTAGCCCTGCGAGCAACAGAGTCTGTCCACAACGGCCGCCAGATCTCCACGACGGGGCCCAACCATGTCCGGAGCCGCTTCGTGAAGAAGAACGGCCAGTGCAACGTGGTTTTCCACAACATGGAAGACAAGACGAAACACTATCTGGCCGACATATTTACCACCTGCGTGGACATCCGCTGGCGTTACATGCTGCTCCTCTTCACCTCTACCTTCCTGCTCTCCTGGTTCCTCTTCGGGGTGGTCTTCTGGGGAGTGGCCCTGGCCCATGGGGACTTCGACCTTCGACCCGGCCTGGGAGAGGGGCCTCTGGCCGgcttggagggaggaggggtggagtggAAGCCCTGCATCCTACACGTCCAAGGCTTCGTAGGGGCGTTTCTCTTCTCCATAGAGACCCAGACCACCATTGGGTATGGGTTCCGCTGCGTCACCGAGGAGTGTCCGGCGGCGGTGGCTACGGTGGTGGTCCAGTCCATTGTGGGCTGTATCATCGACTCCTTCATGATCGGAACCATCATGGCCAAGATGGTTCGACCTAAGAAGCGGGCGCAGACCTTGCTGTTCTCGCACCACGCGGTAATCTCCATGCGGGACGGGAAGCTGTGCCTGATGTTTCGCTTGGGGAACATGAGGAAAAGCCACATTGTGGAGGCTCACGTCCGGGCGCAGCTCATCCGGCCGCACGTCACCGCCGAAGGCGAGTACCTCCCCATGGAGCAGACGGACATTGACGTGGGCTACGACGAGGGCCTGGACCGCCTCTTCCTGGTGTCTCCACTGGTCGTGGTCCACGAGATCAACGAGAACAGCCCGCTGTACTGCATGAGCAGCGCCGACCTGACGACAGAGGACTTTGAGATCGTGGTGATACTGGAGGGGATGGTGGAGGCCACGGCCATGACCACCCAGGCCCGCTCCTCCTACCTGGCCAGGGAGATCCTGTGGGGCCATCGCTTCGAGCCCGTGGTCTTCGAAAAGGAGCACCGCTACCAGGTAGACTACTCCCGCTTTCACAAGACCTACGAGGTGCCAGCAACTCCACACTGCAGCGCCAGGGAGCTCCGGGAGATGACGGGCCGATCTCGCTCCCCCTCGTCTGCCTCCGGCTCTAGTTCTACCCGGTCAGTGTCCCCTCTCGGTCCCAAGTCCTCTGGCCTCCACCTCTTGCCTCCACACTCCCCCAGCGCCTTCTGCTACGAGAACGAGGTGGCCCTGTGCtgcggggaggaggagggggaggaggtaggggagaTGGGTGTGATGCTGGGGGGGAGGGAcgacggggagggggaggagagggacgtACAACTAGACATCTTCCAGGAGAGATTTCAGAACCAGGTAGCGGTGGACATGAACATGCTGTGTGTGCTGGACATAGACAATCAGATTGACAGGCTGCAGCCGGCTATAGCTCTTGATGCGCTGGGCTTCAGGAGGGAATCAGGAGTGTAG
- the LOC139423785 gene encoding essential MCU regulator, mitochondrial-like, translating to MATAVLWLSRNLVSRNTGVVSRNIVLKPSNTTRLNQCRNAVSTANGGVQPKPDKISFGLIRMTAVVIPFLYVGTLISKNFAALLEEHDIFVPEDDDDDD from the exons ATGGCGACAGCTGTCCTGTGGCTCTCACGGAACCTCGTATCGAGGAATACGGGGGTAGTAAGCCGTAACATCGTCTTGAAACCGTCTAACACAACGAGACTGAACCAATGTCGAAATGCGGTATCAACAGCAAATGGCGGTGTTCAACCAAAGCCGGATAAA ATATCCTTCGGCCTTATCCGCATGACCGCTGTAGTGATTCCCTTCCTGTACGTGGGAACTCTGATCAGCAAGAACTTTGCGGCTCTACTTGAGGAGCATGACATCTTCGTCCCTGAGGATGATGACGATGACGACTGA